In the genome of Actinomycetota bacterium, one region contains:
- a CDS encoding UDP-glucose/GDP-mannose dehydrogenase family protein, producing the protein MRIAIVGTGYVGLVTGASFADLGHEVACVDIDVEKVAKLRGGEVPFYEPGLEEVVARGLESGRLSFTTDLGEAMAGAQFVFICVQTPPAEDGSADLSRVEAVAAGVARHIRSYVVVVNKSTVPIGSSRIVERIIAQQLPESVEFDIASNPEFLREGSAVFDFLHPDRVVIGTASERAAGALTELYRPLGAPLIVTDSATAEMIKYASNTFLATKISFINAIANICDVVGADVKDVALGMGYDARIGFEFLKPGPGFGGSCLPKDSRALIKLAEGGGYDFHLLRGVLEVNEAQHRVIAAKVERLAGGIHGKTVAVWGLSFKPNTDDVRDSPAIEVVRLLVERGAHVRAYDPVVGDAAYESLGIERAPGPIEAAEHAHVVLVLTEWNEFRWLDFPRLRDVMERPAVVDARNLLDPHLLRQMGFTYEGVGR; encoded by the coding sequence ATGCGTATCGCGATCGTGGGAACCGGCTACGTCGGACTGGTCACCGGCGCGAGCTTCGCTGATCTCGGACACGAAGTCGCGTGCGTGGACATCGATGTCGAGAAGGTCGCGAAGCTGCGGGGCGGAGAGGTTCCGTTCTACGAGCCGGGATTGGAAGAAGTTGTGGCGCGCGGGCTGGAATCGGGGCGACTGAGCTTTACGACCGACCTTGGTGAAGCGATGGCCGGTGCGCAGTTCGTCTTTATCTGCGTGCAGACTCCGCCCGCCGAGGACGGCAGCGCCGACCTCAGCCGAGTCGAGGCGGTCGCGGCGGGAGTGGCGCGCCACATCCGCTCGTACGTCGTGGTCGTCAACAAGAGCACGGTGCCTATTGGATCGTCGCGGATCGTGGAGCGCATCATCGCGCAACAACTACCCGAGAGCGTGGAGTTCGACATTGCGTCGAACCCCGAGTTCTTGCGGGAGGGCAGCGCGGTGTTCGATTTTCTGCATCCCGACCGTGTCGTAATCGGAACGGCAAGCGAGCGAGCGGCTGGAGCGTTGACCGAGTTGTATCGCCCGCTCGGCGCGCCGCTGATCGTCACCGACTCGGCGACGGCCGAAATGATCAAGTACGCCTCGAACACCTTCCTCGCGACCAAGATCAGCTTCATCAATGCGATCGCCAATATTTGCGACGTCGTCGGCGCCGACGTCAAGGACGTCGCGCTCGGCATGGGCTACGACGCGCGCATCGGCTTCGAGTTCCTCAAGCCGGGGCCCGGGTTTGGAGGGTCGTGTCTGCCGAAGGACTCGCGCGCGCTCATCAAGCTGGCAGAGGGGGGCGGTTACGACTTCCACTTGCTGCGCGGAGTCCTAGAGGTGAACGAGGCGCAGCACCGCGTGATCGCCGCAAAGGTGGAGCGGCTGGCCGGGGGCATCCACGGTAAGACCGTGGCGGTGTGGGGGCTGTCCTTCAAGCCGAACACCGACGACGTGCGCGACTCGCCGGCAATCGAGGTGGTTCGACTGCTGGTCGAGCGTGGTGCGCACGTGCGGGCCTACGATCCGGTCGTGGGCGACGCGGCTTACGAATCGCTCGGCATCGAACGGGCTCCCGGACCGATCGAGGCGGCAGAACACGCGCACGTTGTGCTGGTTCTTACCGAGTGGAATGAGTTTCGGTGGCTGGACTTCCCACGGCTGCGCGACGTGATGGAGCGGCCGGCGGTCGTAGACGCGCGCAATCTGCTTGATCCGCACCTTCTGCGCCAGATGGGCTTCACGTACGAAGGCGTCGGACGGTAG
- a CDS encoding GDP-mannose 4,6-dehydratase, with product MRVLITGVTGFAGSHLAEYCLGLGHEVAGTMRWRSQTDNIAGVRDRIALFECDMRDGTAVRQVIGEFRPERVFHLAAQSYVHASWSAPAETLTTNVQSQVHLLEAIRESKLPARVQLAGSSEEYGLVYPHELPITEDNPLRPMSPYAVSKVAQDLMGFQYFRSYGLWIVRTRAFNHEGPRRGEVFVTSNFAKQIAEAEAGLRPAIVEVGNLDARRDYTDVRDVIEAYVLSLEMCRPGEVYNIGTGIAWSIREVLDTLLSFSDLNFEIRVDPSRLRPSDVDVLQSDSTKFRTETGWEPKIPFETTLKDTLDYWRARVRRQ from the coding sequence ATGCGGGTTCTGATCACCGGAGTGACCGGTTTTGCCGGCAGTCACCTTGCCGAGTATTGCTTGGGCCTCGGACACGAGGTGGCCGGCACGATGCGCTGGCGCAGCCAGACCGACAACATCGCCGGGGTGCGTGATCGGATCGCGCTGTTCGAGTGCGACATGCGCGACGGCACTGCGGTGCGCCAGGTGATTGGGGAGTTCCGTCCCGAGCGGGTTTTCCATCTGGCAGCCCAGAGCTACGTGCATGCGTCGTGGTCCGCCCCGGCCGAAACGTTGACGACGAACGTGCAGTCTCAGGTGCACCTGCTGGAGGCGATCCGCGAGTCCAAGCTTCCGGCGCGCGTGCAGCTTGCGGGATCGTCCGAGGAGTATGGACTCGTCTACCCCCATGAGTTACCGATCACCGAGGACAACCCCTTGCGTCCGATGAGTCCGTACGCGGTAAGCAAGGTCGCGCAAGACCTGATGGGATTCCAGTACTTTCGTTCGTACGGGCTGTGGATCGTGCGCACGCGCGCGTTCAACCACGAAGGGCCGCGGCGCGGCGAGGTCTTCGTGACGTCGAACTTCGCGAAGCAGATCGCCGAGGCCGAGGCGGGTTTGCGTCCGGCGATCGTTGAGGTGGGAAATCTGGACGCCCGGCGCGACTACACCGATGTGCGCGATGTCATCGAGGCTTACGTGTTGTCGCTTGAGATGTGCCGGCCCGGCGAGGTGTACAACATCGGAACCGGCATCGCCTGGTCGATCCGCGAGGTTCTCGACACGCTGTTGTCTTTTAGCGACCTGAACTTCGAGATCCGTGTGGACCCGAGCCGCTTGCGCCCCTCCGACGTGGATGTGCTGCAGTCGGACTCAACAAAGTTTCGCACCGAGACAGGCTGGGAGCCGAAGATTCCCTTCGAAACGACGCTGAAGGACACACTGGACTACTGGCGCGCGCGGGTACGGAGGCAGTGA
- a CDS encoding NDP-sugar synthase, with protein MKALIIAGGFGTRLRPLTDHVPKSLMPIANRPFLEHQVRLLARHGVSEAVLLTGYLAAEFETFIPRAAEIGVKVEISTEDHPLGTAGAVRSRLEDLDDTAIVFNGDVLTDLDVSAMVEFHRARGSALSIALTHVADAGAYGLVPLDAQGRIERFVEKPPPEIAALGGWINAGTYVLEPRVLADIPPDTEWSFEYQVFPSLLERGEPMYGFQSDSYWIDIGTPQRYLQAHFDILSGRSNVEVGGRIIAESQSFADGTTIEAPCLLDHAPVRPGAVIGPMVCLGAGALVGAGARIERSVIHEEAEIGERAVVRDSIVGRGVRVEDDREVVGVTLA; from the coding sequence ATGAAAGCGCTCATTATTGCGGGGGGTTTCGGCACGCGGCTGCGTCCGCTCACCGATCACGTTCCGAAGTCGCTGATGCCGATCGCGAATCGTCCGTTTCTTGAGCACCAGGTGCGACTTCTCGCACGCCATGGTGTCTCCGAGGCGGTCTTGTTGACCGGGTACCTTGCCGCCGAGTTCGAGACGTTCATCCCGCGCGCGGCCGAGATCGGGGTCAAGGTGGAGATCTCGACTGAGGATCATCCGCTGGGAACGGCGGGGGCGGTGCGCAGCCGCCTGGAGGATCTCGACGACACTGCGATCGTCTTCAACGGCGACGTGCTGACCGACCTCGACGTTTCGGCGATGGTCGAGTTCCATCGCGCGCGCGGTTCGGCGCTGTCGATCGCGCTGACACATGTTGCCGACGCCGGCGCCTACGGACTGGTTCCACTGGACGCCCAGGGGCGGATCGAGCGCTTCGTTGAGAAGCCGCCGCCGGAGATCGCTGCGCTCGGCGGATGGATCAACGCCGGGACCTATGTTCTTGAGCCTCGCGTGCTGGCGGACATCCCGCCCGACACCGAGTGGTCCTTTGAGTATCAGGTGTTCCCATCGCTACTGGAGCGCGGAGAGCCGATGTATGGGTTCCAGTCGGATTCGTACTGGATCGATATCGGGACGCCGCAGCGGTACTTGCAGGCGCACTTCGACATCCTTTCAGGCCGGTCCAATGTGGAGGTCGGCGGCAGGATCATTGCGGAGTCGCAGTCCTTTGCGGACGGCACAACAATCGAGGCTCCCTGTTTGCTGGACCACGCGCCGGTGCGGCCGGGGGCCGTTATCGGACCGATGGTGTGCCTTGGGGCGGGAGCGCTGGTCGGAGCCGGCGCGCGCATCGAGCGCTCGGTGATCCACGAAGAAGCGGAAATCGGCGAGCGTGCGGTCGTGCGCGACAGCATTGTCGGCCGCGGAGTTCGGGTCGAGGACGACCGTGAAGTTGTGGGCGTCACGCTTGCGTGA
- the rfbD gene encoding dTDP-4-dehydrorhamnose reductase, giving the protein MRILVTGAGGQLGHDLALAFGGHETLLADRAILDVTDAAAARALVDSFRPDAVIHGAAWTDVDGCERDPERARLVNVEGTRNVAAAARDAFVVVVSTDYVFDGMLGRAYVEDDVPNPLQVYGQTKLDAERAALDVGARVAIARTAWLYGARVANGEPAGNFVTAILRAASRGTLDVVDDQIGSPTWTGDLARALVSLVERATPGIFHVASRGAVSRADFARAVLRGAGKDPALVRACSTAEASPRPAARPKNAPLEGRAWAAAGFEPLPVWMRALSVALPDILATR; this is encoded by the coding sequence GTGCGAATCCTGGTGACGGGCGCCGGAGGTCAGCTGGGGCATGATCTGGCGCTGGCGTTCGGCGGCCACGAGACCTTGCTTGCCGATCGGGCGATTCTGGACGTTACCGACGCCGCCGCCGCGCGCGCGCTGGTCGATTCGTTCCGGCCGGACGCGGTAATCCACGGTGCGGCCTGGACGGACGTGGACGGATGCGAGCGTGATCCCGAGCGCGCGCGCCTGGTCAACGTCGAGGGCACCCGCAATGTCGCGGCGGCCGCGCGCGATGCGTTTGTCGTCGTAGTGAGCACCGACTACGTTTTCGATGGGATGCTCGGCCGCGCGTACGTCGAGGACGACGTTCCCAACCCGCTGCAGGTGTACGGGCAAACCAAACTCGACGCTGAACGCGCGGCTCTGGATGTCGGCGCGCGCGTGGCGATCGCGCGGACGGCGTGGCTGTACGGCGCGCGCGTGGCCAACGGGGAGCCTGCGGGGAACTTCGTGACGGCAATCCTTCGGGCAGCGTCACGCGGCACTTTGGATGTTGTGGATGACCAGATCGGGTCGCCGACGTGGACGGGCGACCTTGCGCGCGCGCTGGTGTCCCTCGTCGAGCGCGCAACGCCGGGCATCTTCCACGTCGCGAGTCGCGGCGCGGTGTCTCGCGCCGATTTCGCGCGGGCGGTTCTGCGGGGCGCCGGAAAAGACCCGGCGCTCGTGAGGGCATGTTCGACGGCCGAGGCCTCGCCGCGTCCGGCCGCGCGCCCGAAGAACGCGCCCCTGGAAGGGCGCGCGTGGGCTGCGGCCGGATTCGAACCGCTTCCCGTCTGGATGCGCGCCCTTTCGGTCGCATTGCCGGATATCCTTGCGACTCGATGA
- a CDS encoding VIT1/CCC1 transporter family protein has translation MTEKPDLERYRDNYHEEIDSAFIYRAVADSEQNAELAELFGRLAETEEAHARVWVDRLEAAGARVPAPRPRRRARILAWLARRYGPKLVIPSLAAQETAAQRVYDDQPEASATMSQQERSHARLLGTLANGGVQGSAIARMEGRHRSGGGNALRAAVLGANDGLVSNLSLVMGVAGANLANKTVLVAGIAGLLAGAGSMALGEWLSVQSSRELYEREIQIEAEELEAAPEEEEHELALIYQAKGLPEAQARELAARIIADPATALDTLAREELGIDPDELGGSPWTAAGTSFVLFSAGAVIPVIPFVFLSGTSAIAIALAGGAAGLFGIGAAITLFTGRSVLRSGLRSLAFGLAAAGLTYGIGRLIGMTINA, from the coding sequence GTGACCGAGAAGCCGGATCTCGAAAGGTATCGGGACAACTACCACGAGGAGATCGACAGCGCGTTCATTTATCGCGCCGTCGCCGACTCCGAGCAGAATGCCGAGTTGGCGGAGTTGTTCGGGCGCCTCGCCGAGACCGAGGAGGCCCATGCGCGCGTGTGGGTCGACCGGCTTGAGGCTGCTGGGGCGAGGGTTCCCGCCCCGCGCCCGCGCCGGCGCGCGCGCATTCTGGCCTGGCTCGCGCGCCGGTACGGCCCGAAACTCGTGATCCCCTCGCTTGCGGCGCAAGAGACTGCGGCGCAAAGGGTGTACGACGACCAGCCGGAGGCGTCGGCGACGATGTCCCAGCAGGAGCGTTCCCACGCACGTCTGCTCGGGACACTTGCGAACGGAGGCGTGCAGGGCAGTGCGATTGCCCGCATGGAGGGGCGCCATCGCTCGGGAGGAGGCAACGCGCTGCGCGCGGCGGTGCTGGGCGCCAACGACGGCCTGGTATCCAATCTGAGCCTCGTGATGGGCGTGGCCGGCGCCAATCTCGCAAACAAGACGGTGCTCGTGGCAGGCATCGCCGGGCTTCTGGCGGGGGCCGGATCGATGGCGCTCGGGGAGTGGCTTTCGGTGCAGAGTTCTCGCGAGTTGTACGAGCGCGAGATTCAGATCGAAGCAGAGGAACTGGAGGCGGCGCCGGAGGAGGAGGAGCACGAACTGGCTTTGATTTACCAGGCGAAGGGACTCCCCGAGGCACAGGCGCGAGAGCTGGCGGCGCGCATAATTGCCGATCCCGCAACGGCGCTGGACACTCTGGCACGCGAGGAGCTGGGGATCGATCCCGACGAGTTGGGCGGTTCACCGTGGACGGCCGCGGGGACCTCGTTTGTGCTTTTCTCGGCGGGAGCGGTGATCCCGGTGATCCCGTTTGTATTCCTGTCGGGCACGTCCGCGATCGCGATCGCCCTCGCCGGCGGTGCCGCCGGGCTCTTCGGCATCGGTGCGGCCATCACGTTGTTCACCGGCCGAAGCGTGTTGCGCTCGGGACTGCGCTCTCTCGCCTTCGGACTCGCTGCGGCGGGACTCACCTACGGCATTGGTCGACTGATTGGCATGACGATCAACGCCTGA
- a CDS encoding LCP family protein: MYDGLKNLDVPRRRPRGAKRALKAGLVVFLVLSVGFVGTQAVTFLKVRENIRRGQDKGIDVVPPLPKGPMNILVLGSDRRDVVDDGDRNARQFKGGSGQRADTIMLIHMDADGKKAVVVSFPRDLRVKIPGRGTGKINSAYTFGGPNLMIKTVSQLTGSNIHHYVEVNFDSFRTIVNAVGGVTVYFDEPVSDRRSGLEINQSGCVKLDGDMALSFVRARHIYASADLGRIQTQQRFIRVLLGKVKGVSFLLNPGKVTSLSRAVGNGLRYDTGVDLGLARAIANKLAGFDQKRIDFRMYPGTPQYVGGVSYVVANERQASALFEAIEADADLPPYGKTSQSVPEPADVSLKIMNGTGENGLAGRQAVVLRKLGYRIRSTGTADVQPRTVITYVVGDELKAELVRKQYPGSQVKIATSSQSVDVVVTIGTNFLKPPPSPGAKPPPSKRPTPEKSVIDTTCRQ; encoded by the coding sequence ATGTACGACGGCCTTAAGAACCTTGACGTTCCACGACGACGCCCGCGGGGCGCGAAGCGCGCGCTTAAAGCCGGGCTTGTCGTGTTCCTCGTGCTTAGCGTCGGATTCGTCGGCACGCAGGCCGTCACGTTCCTGAAGGTGCGCGAGAATATCAGGCGCGGACAGGACAAGGGCATCGACGTCGTTCCGCCGTTGCCCAAGGGCCCGATGAACATCCTGGTTCTGGGCAGCGACCGGCGCGACGTCGTGGACGACGGGGATCGCAATGCGCGGCAGTTCAAGGGCGGCAGCGGGCAGCGCGCCGACACGATCATGCTCATCCATATGGATGCCGACGGGAAGAAGGCCGTCGTCGTCAGCTTCCCCCGTGACCTTCGGGTCAAGATCCCCGGCCGGGGGACCGGCAAGATCAACAGCGCGTACACCTTCGGTGGCCCGAACCTGATGATCAAGACCGTGTCTCAGCTCACCGGTTCGAACATTCACCACTACGTCGAGGTGAACTTCGACAGTTTCCGCACGATCGTGAATGCCGTCGGAGGCGTGACCGTATATTTCGATGAACCGGTCAGCGATCGCCGCTCCGGCCTGGAGATCAATCAAAGCGGTTGCGTGAAGCTGGACGGCGATATGGCTTTGTCGTTTGTGCGTGCGCGCCATATCTACGCGAGCGCGGACCTGGGACGGATTCAGACGCAGCAGCGCTTTATCCGCGTACTTCTGGGCAAGGTGAAGGGCGTCAGCTTCCTGCTGAATCCGGGGAAGGTCACGTCGCTGTCCAGGGCCGTCGGCAATGGGCTTCGCTACGACACGGGTGTGGACCTGGGGCTGGCGCGCGCCATCGCGAACAAACTCGCCGGATTCGACCAGAAGCGCATCGACTTCCGCATGTATCCGGGTACGCCGCAGTATGTCGGCGGCGTCTCTTACGTCGTGGCAAACGAACGGCAGGCATCGGCGCTGTTCGAGGCGATCGAGGCCGATGCGGATCTGCCTCCGTACGGTAAGACCAGCCAGTCGGTTCCTGAGCCGGCGGATGTCAGCCTCAAGATCATGAACGGCACGGGCGAGAACGGCCTGGCGGGCAGGCAAGCGGTTGTCTTGCGCAAGCTCGGATATCGGATTCGCTCGACGGGCACGGCAGATGTGCAGCCGCGCACCGTGATCACTTACGTCGTCGGCGACGAACTCAAAGCCGAGTTGGTGCGCAAGCAGTATCCAGGTTCCCAAGTGAAGATCGCGACATCGTCGCAATCGGTCGATGTCGTGGTGACGATCGGAACCAACTTCCTGAAGCCGCCGCCGTCGCCGGGCGCGAAGCCTCCGCCGTCGAAACGCCCGACCCCGGAGAAGTCGGTTATCGACACAACTTGCCGGCAGTAA
- a CDS encoding acyl-CoA thioesterase has translation MNSPAKPGRTPAPNLEPRTPGQSRAVLSQVMEIGDANLENNVHGGVIMKLVDSAAGISAVKHCGGRVVTASMDEMSFIEPVFLGEVVTLYAQVNDVGRTSMEVGVRVHAENARTGEHRHVSSAYLVFVALNAKGMPRPVPPLAPQTDEEKRRRDEAKIRRQHRLARKEAILARRERESDGGSA, from the coding sequence ATGAACTCTCCGGCAAAGCCCGGGCGAACTCCCGCCCCCAATCTCGAACCTCGCACTCCCGGGCAGTCGCGCGCGGTGCTGTCGCAGGTGATGGAGATCGGGGACGCCAACCTCGAGAACAACGTGCACGGCGGCGTGATCATGAAGCTTGTGGACTCGGCGGCCGGCATCTCCGCGGTCAAGCACTGCGGAGGTCGCGTCGTGACCGCGTCTATGGACGAGATGAGCTTCATAGAGCCCGTCTTCCTGGGCGAGGTCGTGACGTTGTACGCGCAGGTCAATGATGTCGGTCGCACCTCGATGGAGGTCGGCGTTCGCGTGCACGCCGAGAACGCGCGCACCGGCGAGCATCGCCACGTGTCCAGCGCCTACCTTGTCTTCGTCGCGCTCAACGCCAAGGGCATGCCGCGACCCGTGCCGCCGCTTGCTCCGCAGACCGATGAAGAGAAGCGCCGCAGGGATGAAGCGAAGATTCGCCGCCAGCACCGGCTGGCGCGTAAAGAGGCGATCCTGGCGCGTCGCGAACGGGAATCCGACGGAGGCTCGGCCTAG